From uncultured Methanobrevibacter sp., a single genomic window includes:
- a CDS encoding DUF5591 domain-containing protein, giving the protein MKVICSSEESLYRPEAVRWRQRMEMMKPLGDTVVLLPCSMKKPYSNSKSHQKFRKITRSFQELIVTSPFGICPRELENTFPIQSYDVSTTGSWSQDEIDESGKLIRKYCEGKTVIANLAGGYLESCEQYVDDFVNVCVDERPTSPDSLYNLRMELKKHQRVNRREKTLHELRSIAMYQFGENAYEFIPDNVKTKGMYHKRILSDGKQLALLNKDHGLFRLNLPGGEILKDLGIHIVNIDFNLETNTVFAPGIKKADHKIIPNDEVVVVKDDTVVGVGKAIMTGREMEECGNGIGVKIKHRVK; this is encoded by the coding sequence ATGAAAGTAATATGTTCAAGTGAAGAGTCTTTATACCGCCCAGAAGCTGTAAGGTGGAGACAAAGGATGGAAATGATGAAACCTCTTGGAGACACTGTCGTTTTATTGCCTTGCAGTATGAAAAAGCCTTATTCCAATTCCAAATCACACCAAAAGTTTAGAAAAATCACAAGGTCATTTCAGGAGCTTATTGTTACATCCCCATTTGGAATCTGTCCTAGAGAGCTTGAAAATACTTTTCCAATTCAGTCATATGATGTAAGTACAACCGGCTCATGGTCACAGGATGAAATTGATGAAAGCGGAAAGCTAATCAGAAAATATTGTGAAGGGAAAACAGTTATTGCAAATCTTGCAGGAGGTTATTTGGAATCTTGTGAACAATATGTTGATGATTTTGTTAATGTTTGTGTAGATGAAAGACCAACATCACCTGATTCACTTTATAACCTAAGGATGGAACTTAAAAAGCACCAACGAGTAAACAGAAGAGAAAAGACTTTGCATGAATTACGTTCCATTGCAATGTATCAATTTGGAGAAAACGCTTATGAGTTTATTCCAGATAATGTAAAAACCAAGGGAATGTATCACAAAAGGATATTGTCTGATGGAAAGCAGTTGGCTTTACTTAATAAAGATCATGGATTATTCAGATTAAATTTACCTGGCGGAGAAATTTTAAAAGATTTGGGAATTCATATCGTCAATATTGATTTTAATTTAGAAACCAATACTGTATTTGCGCCAGGGATTAAAAAAGCAGACCACAAAATTATTCCAAATGATGAGGTTGTGGTTGTTAAAGATGACACAGTAGTGGGTGTTGGAAAAGCCATAATGACCGGCCGTGAAATGGAAGAATGCGGCAATGGAATTGGCGTGAAAATAAAACACCGAGTCAAATGA
- a CDS encoding HypC/HybG/HupF family hydrogenase formation chaperone — MCIAAPAHVVEINREENWLYADFGGARQQAKLDLLPDVEVGDYVLIHAGFAIEKLTEEAAKESLEAWEELLDILEKEDEEMEKARMADLENQ; from the coding sequence ATGTGTATTGCAGCACCTGCTCACGTTGTTGAAATTAATAGAGAGGAAAACTGGTTGTATGCTGACTTTGGTGGAGCAAGACAACAAGCAAAATTAGATCTTTTACCTGATGTTGAGGTAGGGGATTATGTTTTAATCCATGCTGGTTTTGCAATTGAAAAATTAACCGAAGAAGCTGCTAAAGAATCTTTAGAAGCTTGGGAAGAACTTTTAGATATTCTTGAAAAAGAAGATGAAGAAATGGAAAAAGCAAGAATGGCTGATTTAGAAAATCAGTAA
- the tfe gene encoding transcription factor E, translating to MIDDPLVKTLLTNVVEDESNLPIIQSLIDGIETDEEIAKKTGIKLNIVRKILYRLYDMGLASYKRSKDPETQWFTYSWKFETEEVISRIRKDSEKYLKMLNDELEREENNMFFICPQGHVRLDFDEASDYEFLCPACGEELEFQDNEANIKQLKEDIKMVESNFNSFNEKVKN from the coding sequence ATGATAGATGATCCATTAGTAAAGACCTTATTAACCAATGTTGTTGAAGATGAAAGCAATTTACCTATTATTCAATCTTTAATTGACGGAATTGAAACCGATGAAGAAATAGCTAAAAAAACTGGAATTAAATTAAATATTGTTAGAAAAATTCTTTACAGACTTTATGATATGGGATTAGCTAGTTATAAAAGAAGTAAAGACCCTGAAACTCAATGGTTTACATATTCTTGGAAATTTGAAACTGAAGAAGTTATTTCACGTATTAGAAAAGATTCTGAAAAATATTTGAAAATGCTGAATGATGAATTAGAACGTGAAGAAAATAATATGTTTTTCATATGCCCGCAAGGTCATGTGAGACTTGATTTTGATGAAGCTTCAGATTATGAATTCCTATGCCCTGCATGTGGCGAAGAACTAGAATTCCAAGACAACGAAGCCAACATTAAACAGCTTAAAGAAGACATTAAAATGGTTGAAAGTAATTTTAATTCCTTCAATGAAAAAGTGAAAAACTAA
- a CDS encoding metal-sulfur cluster assembly factor: MSEDLVNDIKDAVSVINDPHMGISIVEMGIVQDITVDGDQAEIILKPTNPGCMSITRIAADAKIRAENVEGIEKVKIIVEGHAMADSINEMINR, encoded by the coding sequence ATGTCAGAAGATTTAGTGAATGATATTAAAGATGCTGTTTCTGTAATTAATGACCCTCACATGGGAATCAGTATTGTAGAAATGGGTATTGTACAAGATATTACCGTAGATGGCGATCAAGCTGAAATTATACTCAAACCTACCAACCCAGGCTGTATGAGTATCACCCGTATTGCGGCTGATGCAAAAATTAGAGCTGAGAACGTTGAAGGTATTGAAAAAGTAAAAATCATCGTTGAAGGACATGCCATGGCTGACTCCATTAACGAAATGATTAACAGATAA
- a CDS encoding amino acid-binding protein, translating to MMIFMWEKINEKFKKYPARIRVAEKMIELGLSLNDDGKIYCGNLKISDKALATATDVDRRVIKSTINVIKEDEELYNLFNNIIPAGTLLKNIAKNLELGVIEIEVGSESEGILGATANLISKKGIGIRQAYAEDTELQKAPSLTIITEKPVSGDLINEFLKIKGVTRVSIY from the coding sequence ATAATGATATTTATGTGGGAAAAAATCAACGAAAAGTTCAAAAAATATCCGGCACGAATAAGAGTTGCTGAAAAAATGATTGAACTGGGATTATCTTTAAATGATGACGGCAAAATTTATTGCGGCAATCTAAAAATAAGTGATAAAGCATTAGCTACTGCTACCGATGTAGATAGACGAGTAATCAAATCTACCATAAACGTCATAAAGGAGGATGAGGAATTATACAATTTATTCAACAATATCATCCCCGCAGGAACACTTTTAAAAAATATTGCAAAAAATCTAGAATTGGGCGTAATAGAAATAGAAGTAGGATCTGAAAGTGAAGGAATACTAGGTGCAACAGCAAATTTAATTTCAAAAAAAGGAATCGGCATAAGACAAGCTTATGCTGAAGATACTGAGCTTCAAAAAGCCCCATCATTAACAATCATAACAGAAAAACCTGTTAGTGGTGATTTAATAAACGAATTTTTAAAAATAAAAGGAGTAACAAGAGTGTCTATTTACTGA
- a CDS encoding TIGR00295 family protein, which yields MEIELLKQEGTPNNVIEHCEAVYKKAMEIAANFDNVDEDLIRKGALLHDIGRSKTHDITHAIEGVKIAQNYGYDKDVLNIIERHIGAGITESEAEKLGLPVKSYIPQTLEEKIVAHADNLVSGSKEVDIDFVIKKWKRRIDDSDDNIERLLKLDEELIKSFEE from the coding sequence ATGGAAATTGAATTGCTTAAACAGGAAGGAACTCCCAATAATGTCATAGAACATTGTGAAGCTGTTTATAAAAAAGCTATGGAAATAGCTGCTAATTTTGATAATGTGGATGAAGACCTAATTAGGAAAGGTGCTTTGCTGCATGATATTGGAAGATCCAAAACACATGACATAACCCACGCAATCGAAGGAGTGAAGATTGCCCAGAATTACGGTTATGATAAAGATGTATTGAATATTATCGAAAGGCACATTGGTGCTGGAATTACTGAAAGCGAAGCAGAAAAACTTGGTCTTCCAGTGAAATCATACATTCCACAAACCCTTGAAGAAAAGATTGTTGCACATGCGGACAATCTGGTTAGTGGCAGTAAAGAAGTTGATATTGATTTTGTTATCAAAAAATGGAAAAGAAGAATTGATGATAGCGACGACAACATTGAAAGGTTGCTTAAATTAGATGAAGAATTAATTAAATCTTTTGAGGAATAA